One segment of Pseudomonadota bacterium DNA contains the following:
- a CDS encoding DUF296 domain-containing protein → MWFYNTGKIFLERLKYNDDLFLSIKDTFKRSNIKMGFFMAIGATRTANIGFYDQKEKVYKNQFIDEPAEIISCIGNVSEVDGDISIHGHINLGLKDGTTKGGHLLEGTSIFACEIIGIALEGEQLKRIHDDITGLKLWDL, encoded by the coding sequence ATGTGGTTTTATAATACAGGTAAGATATTCCTTGAACGTTTGAAATATAACGACGACCTCTTCCTCTCCATTAAGGATACATTCAAGCGCAGCAATATAAAAATGGGTTTCTTTATGGCAATAGGGGCTACAAGAACAGCAAACATAGGCTTCTATGACCAGAAGGAGAAGGTTTACAAAAACCAGTTTATCGATGAACCAGCAGAAATCATCTCATGTATTGGAAATGTTTCTGAGGTAGATGGGGATATATCGATACATGGCCACATAAACCTTGGTTTAAAAGATGGCACCACAAAAGGTGGCCATCTGCTCGAGGGAACCTCGATATTTGCCTGTGAAATTATCGGTATTGCCCTTGAGGGGGAACAATTAAAAAGAATCCATGATGATATTACAGGCTTAAAACTCTGGGACCTTTAA
- the rdgB gene encoding RdgB/HAM1 family non-canonical purine NTP pyrophosphatase, with protein MRSVIIATENTGKFEEIKALLSDEFDTFYSLRSFEEKVVVEENSSLYIENAMKKARKIGDRFGMHTIADDSGLEVEILGRRPGVYSSRYGKTDKERIEKLLSELEGVPQEKRGAVFKAYLAFYMPEKERNYVFYGQLAGYMGFEKKGMSGFGFDPIFFIPHLRKSLAELTMDEKNRMSHRGKAVWALKNFLNADFFKGPRVLSL; from the coding sequence ATGAGAAGTGTCATTATTGCTACTGAAAATACTGGTAAATTTGAAGAAATAAAGGCGCTTCTTTCTGACGAATTCGATACATTCTATTCATTGAGGTCATTTGAAGAAAAGGTAGTGGTAGAAGAGAATAGCTCCCTTTATATTGAGAATGCCATGAAGAAGGCGAGAAAGATAGGCGACAGGTTTGGTATGCATACTATCGCTGATGATTCAGGTCTTGAGGTAGAGATACTCGGGAGAAGACCTGGGGTATATTCTTCAAGGTACGGCAAAACTGATAAGGAGAGGATTGAAAAGTTACTCTCTGAACTTGAAGGTGTCCCGCAGGAAAAAAGGGGTGCAGTTTTTAAGGCATATCTTGCCTTTTATATGCCGGAAAAGGAGAGGAATTATGTATTTTATGGACAGCTTGCAGGTTATATGGGTTTTGAAAAAAAAGGAATGAGTGGATTTGGATTTGACCCGATTTTTTTTATCCCCCACTTAAGAAAATCTCTCGCTGAACTTACAATGGATGAGAAGAACAGGATGAGTCACAGGGGCAAGGCAGTATGGGCATTAAAAAATTTTCTCAATGCTGATTTTTTTAAAGGTCCCAGAGTTTTAAGCCTGTAA
- the rph gene encoding ribonuclease PH, with protein MRVNGRANDKIRELKITKSFLKFPEGSVLVEMGETKVICGVSLEEKVPPFLKNTGKGWLTAEYSMLPRSTHTRSMREAVSGRIGGRTHEIQRLIGRALRAIMNLDIIGERTIWVDCDVIQADGGTRTASITGSYVALVDALWNMKKRGMIEKIPLRDSVAAISVGMVNGEVILDLSYEEDSKAEVDMNFVMTGRGMLIEVQGTAEKTPFTKEHFDIMYQYAYRGITEITRIQKIALGPLFPV; from the coding sequence ATGAGAGTGAACGGAAGGGCAAATGACAAAATAAGAGAGCTGAAGATTACAAAAAGTTTCCTGAAGTTTCCTGAAGGCTCTGTTCTTGTGGAGATGGGGGAAACCAAGGTAATATGCGGGGTTAGTTTGGAAGAGAAGGTGCCTCCCTTTTTAAAAAACACAGGTAAGGGATGGTTGACGGCTGAATATTCCATGTTACCGAGGTCTACCCATACGAGGTCAATGAGGGAGGCTGTTTCCGGTAGGATTGGGGGGAGGACACACGAGATTCAGAGACTCATAGGCAGGGCATTACGGGCCATTATGAACCTTGATATTATCGGGGAAAGAACAATATGGGTGGACTGTGATGTGATACAGGCTGACGGTGGAACAAGAACTGCAAGTATTACAGGTAGCTACGTAGCGCTTGTAGACGCCTTGTGGAATATGAAGAAGAGAGGCATGATTGAAAAGATACCCCTCAGGGATTCGGTTGCTGCTATCAGTGTTGGTATGGTAAACGGAGAAGTTATCCTTGATCTCTCCTATGAAGAGGATTCTAAGGCTGAGGTGGATATGAATTTTGTGATGACAGGCAGGGGTATGCTCATAGAGGTTCAGGGAACAGCAGAAAAGACACCATTTACAAAAGAGCATTTCGATATTATGTATCAGTATGCATATAGGGGTATAACTGAAATTACAAGGATACAGAAGATAGCCCTCGGTCCGCTTTTCCCGGTATGA